A portion of the Pseudopipra pipra isolate bDixPip1 unplaced genomic scaffold, bDixPip1.hap1 HAP1_SCAFFOLD_84, whole genome shotgun sequence genome contains these proteins:
- the LOC135408900 gene encoding uncharacterized protein LOC135408900 produces MWTTKKFTDLQPRKWLSSWQRKHKVDNWQTQAAAQEEEKSASSAAAAAEQVRAAGAESQAAAPRSPRGRGRAVLGTLQRVARAARSRLAVGMRRRGQKPEPQREVEQGREAARAGTSAAAGSERQDSALQSPCCPPSPFPSHLEALRGQWAGAAAGAVLPVAEREDQACSEDESLWDISSLFELSTGDESPEESWSSGQECSSGSLPCQAWAEPGSSQAGTTPVHGPGLSLTSPSTRAKTPTPDGFPDRCALSPLPSDLEALSGQWAGTAAEAVLPVAASEDGACCEELSDICSLLELPQEERSGDQRWRRREKRLPVPMPREAWSEPWGLQVPTATARAPVRPCLGSPSTRPQAPSPDACPPSPSPSQLSAPSGQWAGLPHVSRESRGQENADPPLSPEEDSHGEELSENKGQGVQIYTIWVKPSLIPVLLEPQPAGPEGPKCPCVICAEAAQEAVGDPRGTSPAPAGPRHSRPTAAAPQRPTGCCPAVLDTLQRTARATLSRIAAVIRRRGRRPGGTAAPGSREALWALGRAFRWPCLAGWDGGSQAVVVTRLTST; encoded by the exons ATGTGGACGACGAAGAAGTTCACCGACTTGCAGCCACGCAAGTGGCTGTCGAGCTGGCAGAGGAAGCACAAG gtggacaactggcagacgcaggcagcagcgcaggaagaggagaagagcgcctcttctgctgctgccgcagctgagcaggtgagagcagcaggggcagagagccaggcagctgccccacgCAGCCCCagaggccgcggccgcgctgtgctgggcaccctgcAGCGCGTGGCACGCGCCGCCCGCAGCAGGCTGGCGGTTGGGATGCGGCGACGTGGCCAGAAGCCGGAGCCACAGAGGGAGGTGGAACAAGGTAgggaggcagccagagcaggaacatccgcagcagcagggtcagagaggcaggactctgccctgcaaagcccctgctgtccccccagccccttcccaagccatCTGGAAGCCCTCCGTGGGCAGTGGgccggggcagcagcgggggcagtgctgccagtggcagagagggaggacCAGGCCTGCTCCGAGGACGAGAgcctctgggacatctccagcctcttcgAGCTGTCAACGGGGGATGAAAgcccagaggaaagctggagcagTGGGCAAGAATGtagctcagggtccctcccgtgccaggcatgggcagagcccgggAGCTCTCAAGCAGGCACAACCCCAGTCCACGGCCCAGGGCTCAGTCTCACAAGCCCTTCCACCAGGGCAAAGACCCCCACCCCGGACGGCTTTCCAGACCGCTGCGCCCTCAGCCCCTTGCCAAGTGACCTGGAAGCtctcagtgggcagtgggcagggacagcagccgaGGCCGTCCTGCCAGTGGCAGCGAGCGAGGATGGGGCGTGCTGCGAGGAGCTCtcagacatctgcagcctcctagaGCTGCCCCAAGAAGAACGCAGCGGAGACcaaaggtggaggaggagagaaaagaggctccccgtgcccatgccACGGGAGGCATGGTCAGAGCCCTGGGGCCTTCAAGTGCCCACAGCGACAGCCCGTGCCCCAGTTCGCCCGTGCCTCGGCAGCCCTTCCACCAGGCCACAGGCCCCGAGCCCGGacgcctgcccccccagcccctcgccaagccagctgtcagctcccagtgggcagtgggcagggctccCGCACGTCTCCAGGGAGTCCCGAGGGCAAGAAAACGCAGACCCACCGCTGTCCCCGGAAGAAGACAGCCACGGCGAGGAGCTGTCAGAGAACAAAGGGCAAGGCGTCCAAATATACACCATCTGGGTCAAGCCCTCCCTCATtccggtgctgctggagcctcagcctgctggcccgGAAGGGCCCAAATGTCCCTGCGTCATCTGCGCAGAGGCGGCCCAAGAGGCAGTCGGGGACCCGCGCGGCACATCTCCTGCCCCGGCGGGTCCCAGGCACAGCCGGCCAACGGCTgctgccccgcagcgccccacaggctgctgccccgcCGTGCTGGACACGCTGCAGCGCACGGCACGTGCCACCCTGAGCAGGATCGCAGCTGTGATCCGGCGACGGGGCCGGCGGCCggggggaacagcagcacccGGCTCAAG ggaggcactctgggctctgggcagggcgttccgctggccctgcctggcgGGATGGGATGGCGGCTCCCAAGCTGTGGTGGTGACCAGACTGACATCCACCTGa